In a genomic window of Streptomyces sp. NBC_01231:
- the pcaB gene encoding 3-carboxy-cis,cis-muconate cycloisomerase, with product MTSAPPDAGLLAPGWAGSPAAATTGDHAFLQALLDAEAALTRTLAALGLAPAEAATAVTEAADAGRFDVRSLAERARAGGNPVIPLVADLTKAVGEEYGPYVHRGATSQDIMDTATMLVAGRTLALALDELGRTERALARLAAEHRDTAMPGRTLTQHAVPTTFGLKAAGWRSLALDARDRVAAVRDALPAQLGGAAGTLAAFQAYGAADPAALPRAYARELGLREPELPWHTLRTPIADLAGSLAFTAGALGKIAEDVLTLSRTEIAEVTEGSGGGSSAMPHKANPVRSTLVAAAARRAPQLAATLYGSLAAQDERPAGAWHAEWEPLRDLLRLVGGAARDTAELTEGLRVHADAMREHLGLTHGLVVSERLSAELAPLLGRARAKELLTDLALRTYGEHRTLRELLAEEPELKDLDLDGLTDPARYTGAAAALTDRALERR from the coding sequence GTGACATCTGCCCCACCGGACGCCGGCCTGCTCGCCCCCGGGTGGGCGGGCTCCCCCGCCGCGGCCACGACCGGGGACCACGCGTTCCTCCAGGCGCTGCTCGACGCGGAGGCCGCGCTGACCCGCACTCTGGCCGCGCTGGGGCTCGCGCCGGCCGAGGCCGCGACGGCGGTGACCGAGGCGGCCGACGCCGGCCGCTTCGACGTACGGTCCCTCGCGGAACGCGCACGGGCCGGCGGGAACCCCGTCATCCCACTGGTCGCCGATCTGACGAAGGCGGTCGGCGAGGAGTACGGCCCGTACGTCCACCGGGGCGCCACCAGCCAGGACATCATGGACACGGCGACCATGCTGGTGGCGGGGCGCACGCTGGCCCTCGCCCTCGACGAACTCGGCCGCACCGAGCGGGCACTGGCCCGCCTCGCCGCCGAACACCGGGACACGGCGATGCCGGGCCGGACGCTGACCCAGCACGCCGTCCCCACCACGTTCGGGCTGAAGGCGGCCGGCTGGCGGTCCCTGGCGCTGGACGCACGGGACCGGGTGGCGGCCGTACGGGACGCCCTGCCCGCCCAACTCGGCGGTGCCGCCGGTACGTTGGCCGCGTTCCAGGCGTACGGCGCGGCAGACCCGGCCGCGCTGCCGCGGGCCTACGCCCGTGAGCTCGGTCTCCGGGAGCCCGAGCTCCCCTGGCACACCCTGCGCACTCCGATCGCCGACCTCGCCGGCAGTCTCGCCTTCACGGCCGGAGCCCTGGGCAAGATCGCCGAGGATGTGCTCACCCTCTCCCGCACCGAGATCGCCGAGGTGACGGAGGGCAGCGGCGGCGGCTCGTCGGCCATGCCGCACAAGGCGAACCCGGTGCGGTCCACGCTGGTCGCCGCCGCGGCCCGGCGCGCTCCACAGCTCGCCGCCACGCTGTACGGGTCGCTGGCGGCTCAGGACGAGCGGCCGGCCGGCGCCTGGCACGCCGAGTGGGAGCCGCTGCGGGACCTGCTCCGGCTGGTCGGCGGCGCGGCCCGCGACACCGCCGAACTGACCGAAGGGCTACGCGTCCACGCCGACGCCATGCGCGAACACCTGGGCCTCACCCACGGGTTGGTCGTCTCCGAGCGCCTGTCCGCCGAGCTGGCACCGCTGCTCGGCCGGGCCCGCGCCAAGGAGCTGCTCACCGACCTCGCCCTGCGGACCTACGGCGAACAC
- the pcaG gene encoding protocatechuate 3,4-dioxygenase subunit alpha has protein sequence MTRIDTSRPETVLPTPSHTVGPFYGHALPFPGGGDIAPIGHPDTIAVQGYVYDGEGNPLPDAFVELWGPDPDGNLPTVDGSMRRDPASGGFLGRNGVEFTGWGRVQTDANGHWSARTLWPGARGQSAPYLSVCVFARGLLVHLYTRIYLPGDDAALAGDPLLARLDAPRRDTLIAASQGDGTYRFDIRLQGEGETVFLEFQ, from the coding sequence ATGACACGGATCGACACAAGCCGTCCGGAGACCGTGCTGCCCACCCCGTCGCACACGGTCGGCCCGTTCTACGGCCATGCCCTGCCGTTCCCGGGCGGCGGCGACATCGCCCCAATCGGCCACCCGGACACGATCGCCGTACAGGGGTACGTGTACGACGGCGAGGGCAACCCGCTACCGGACGCGTTCGTGGAGCTGTGGGGTCCGGACCCGGACGGCAACCTGCCGACGGTGGACGGCTCGATGCGGCGCGACCCGGCGAGCGGCGGCTTCCTCGGCCGCAACGGCGTGGAGTTCACCGGCTGGGGCCGCGTCCAGACCGACGCCAACGGCCACTGGTCCGCGCGCACCCTCTGGCCCGGCGCCCGCGGGCAGAGCGCCCCGTACCTCAGTGTGTGCGTGTTCGCGCGCGGGCTGCTGGTGCACCTGTACACCCGGATCTACCTGCCGGGCGACGACGCGGCGCTCGCCGGGGACCCGCTGCTCGCGCGGCTGGACGCTCCGCGGCGCGACACGCTGATCGCCGCCTCGCAGGGCGACGGCACGTACCGTTTCGACATCCGCCTTCAGGGCGAAGGCGAGACGGTCTTCCTGGAGTTCCAGTGA
- the pcaH gene encoding protocatechuate 3,4-dioxygenase subunit beta, protein MPLTQHDIDLEIAAEHAAYEKRIAEGAPVEHQPRRDYAPYRSSVLRHPKQPPIAIDVSKDPELVELSSPAFGERDVTEIDNDLTRQHNGEPIGERITVSGRLLDRGGRPIRGQLVEIWQANSAGRYAHQREQHDAPLDPNFTGVGRTLTDDSGFYRFTTVQPGPYPWRQHVNAWRPAHIHFSLFGSAFTQRLVTQMYFPSDPLFPYDPIIQSVTDDTARQRLVATYDHSLSVPEFSMGYHWDIVLDGPNATWIEEGR, encoded by the coding sequence ATGCCTCTGACCCAACACGACATCGACCTGGAGATCGCGGCCGAGCACGCCGCGTACGAGAAGCGGATCGCCGAGGGCGCCCCCGTCGAGCACCAGCCGCGGCGCGACTACGCCCCCTACCGCTCCTCGGTGCTGCGGCACCCGAAGCAGCCGCCGATCGCGATCGACGTCAGCAAGGACCCGGAGCTGGTGGAGCTGTCCTCCCCCGCCTTCGGGGAGCGGGACGTCACCGAGATCGACAACGACCTCACCCGGCAGCACAACGGCGAGCCGATCGGCGAGCGCATCACCGTCTCCGGCCGGCTGCTGGACCGCGGCGGGCGCCCGATCCGGGGCCAACTGGTCGAGATCTGGCAGGCGAACTCGGCCGGCCGTTACGCGCACCAGCGCGAGCAGCACGACGCCCCGCTGGACCCCAACTTCACCGGCGTCGGCCGCACGCTCACCGACGACAGCGGCTTCTACCGGTTCACCACCGTGCAGCCGGGCCCGTACCCGTGGCGCCAGCACGTCAACGCCTGGCGGCCGGCCCACATCCACTTCTCACTGTTCGGTTCGGCGTTCACCCAGCGGCTCGTGACGCAGATGTACTTCCCGAGCGACCCGCTGTTCCCGTACGACCCGATCATCCAGTCGGTGACGGACGACACCGCCCGGCAGCGGCTGGTGGCGACGTACGACCACAGCCTGTCCGTGCCGGAGTTCTCGATGGGCTACCACTGGGACATCGTGCTCGACGGCCCGAACGCCACCTGGATCGAAGAAGGACGCTGA
- a CDS encoding winged helix DNA-binding protein — MGAVDLSTHPGHLARRLQQAHYLLWNTMVSEEITSPQFAVLNALVAEPGLDQRTVGERVGLDRSTIAEVISRLGRRGLLDKARDARDGRRFLLRPTDDGLRTHSKLTLRTARMNQVFLAPLSAEEQTVFFDLIRRVSDAAEGLRNPTEPLAARP, encoded by the coding sequence ATGGGCGCGGTGGACCTCTCCACCCACCCCGGGCACCTGGCCCGGCGGCTTCAGCAGGCGCACTACCTGTTGTGGAACACGATGGTCTCCGAGGAGATCACCTCTCCGCAGTTCGCGGTCCTGAACGCGCTGGTGGCGGAGCCCGGCCTCGACCAGCGCACGGTGGGGGAGCGGGTCGGCCTCGACCGCTCCACCATCGCCGAGGTGATCAGCCGCCTGGGCCGGCGAGGACTGCTCGACAAGGCACGTGACGCGCGGGACGGCCGGCGCTTCCTGCTGCGCCCGACCGACGACGGGCTGCGCACCCACAGCAAGCTCACCCTGCGCACGGCCCGGATGAACCAGGTGTTCCTGGCCCCGCTCTCGGCCGAGGAGCAGACCGTCTTCTTCGATCTCATCCGGCGGGTCTCGGACGCCGCCGAGGGGCTCCGCAATCCCACGGAACCCCTCGCCGCCCGGCCCTGA
- a CDS encoding DUF3048 domain-containing protein has product MGQKAHTRRTVMAAALLAATVTASLAAGCTGGRDSVDDSRGKPPPRQSQSPSPAESGRGGDSPLAVKIDNAAAARPQTGLNSADIVYAEQVEGGLSRLMAVYATKLPKAIGPVRSARESDLELLRQFERPTLAFSGAQSRLMPLINKAPLDGQTPGKVADAYYRDTDKPAPHNLYLRPNKLLSSAPGADALTTGFHYGAAPGGGQPEKSRTVRYPAARFTFTWSADQARWLVSMDGTPAKTTDGKRMAPATVVVQHVKVRASAFHDFLGNNTPYTETVGAGKAEVLRDGQAYDVNWKRASATDGTDFTTADGKPVNFAQGQVWVVFTKA; this is encoded by the coding sequence ATGGGGCAGAAGGCACACACGCGCCGCACCGTCATGGCAGCGGCGCTGCTGGCCGCCACGGTGACGGCCTCACTGGCGGCGGGCTGCACAGGGGGGCGCGACTCCGTCGACGACAGCCGCGGCAAGCCGCCGCCCCGACAGAGCCAGAGCCCCAGCCCGGCCGAGAGCGGGCGAGGCGGCGACTCCCCCCTGGCCGTGAAGATCGACAACGCGGCGGCGGCCAGACCGCAGACCGGCCTGAACTCCGCTGACATCGTGTACGCCGAGCAGGTCGAGGGCGGCCTGAGCCGGCTGATGGCGGTGTACGCGACGAAGCTGCCGAAGGCCATAGGACCCGTGCGCAGCGCACGCGAGTCGGACCTGGAGCTGCTGCGCCAGTTCGAGCGACCGACGCTCGCCTTCTCCGGGGCGCAGAGCAGGCTGATGCCGCTGATCAACAAGGCCCCGCTGGACGGGCAGACGCCCGGGAAGGTGGCCGACGCCTACTACCGCGACACCGACAAGCCGGCCCCGCACAACCTCTACCTTCGTCCGAACAAGCTGCTTTCCTCCGCACCGGGCGCCGACGCGCTGACGACCGGCTTCCACTACGGCGCCGCACCCGGGGGCGGACAGCCCGAGAAGTCGCGGACCGTGCGCTACCCCGCGGCCCGCTTCACCTTCACCTGGTCCGCGGACCAGGCTCGCTGGCTGGTCTCGATGGACGGCACACCGGCCAAGACGACCGACGGGAAGCGCATGGCGCCGGCCACGGTCGTCGTGCAGCACGTGAAGGTACGCGCGTCCGCCTTCCACGACTTCCTCGGCAACAACACGCCGTACACCGAGACCGTCGGCGCGGGGAAGGCGGAGGTGCTGCGCGACGGACAGGCCTACGACGTGAACTGGAAGCGCGCCTCGGCCACCGACGGAACGGACTTCACGACGGCGGACGGCAAGCCGGTGAACTTCGCCCAGGGTCAGGTGTGGGTGGTGTTCACCAAGGCCTGA
- a CDS encoding glutathione-dependent formaldehyde dehydrogenase yields MKAVVWQGKRDVRVENVPDPKIEEPTDAVIRVTTSGLCGSDLHLYEVLTPFMTPGDILGHEPIGIVEAVGAGVPDLAAGDRVVVPFQIACGNCWMCMTGLPTQCETTQVASEGMGAALFGYTRLYGAVPGAQAEYLRVPQAQYGPIKVPEGPADDRFVYLSDVLPTAWQAVAYADVPQGGSVAVLGLGPIGDMACRVAQVRGAGRVFGVDLVDERLRRARERGVETYDIRSFDSEKELVQAIRDETDGRGPDAVIDAVGTEAHGNAAAKLAQQAAALLPRRISGPFAERFSIDRLGALHTAIELVRRGGTISLSGVYGGMADPLPLLTVFDKQIQLRMGQANVRRWVDKIIPYLTDEDPLGVDDFATHRLPLTQAPHAYEMFQRKEDGAVKVLMTP; encoded by the coding sequence ATGAAGGCAGTGGTCTGGCAGGGCAAACGGGACGTACGGGTGGAGAACGTGCCCGATCCGAAGATCGAGGAGCCGACGGACGCCGTCATCCGCGTCACCACCAGCGGGTTGTGCGGCTCCGACCTGCACCTCTACGAGGTGCTTACCCCGTTCATGACACCCGGTGACATCCTTGGTCACGAGCCCATCGGCATCGTCGAGGCGGTCGGCGCCGGGGTTCCGGACCTCGCGGCGGGCGACCGGGTGGTCGTCCCGTTCCAGATAGCGTGCGGCAACTGCTGGATGTGCATGACCGGCCTGCCCACCCAGTGCGAGACCACCCAGGTCGCCAGCGAGGGCATGGGGGCCGCCCTGTTCGGCTACACCCGCCTGTACGGCGCCGTGCCGGGTGCCCAGGCGGAGTACCTGCGGGTGCCGCAGGCGCAGTACGGCCCGATCAAGGTGCCGGAGGGCCCGGCCGACGACCGGTTCGTCTATCTCTCCGACGTACTGCCCACCGCCTGGCAGGCGGTCGCCTATGCCGACGTACCGCAGGGCGGCAGCGTCGCCGTGCTCGGCCTCGGACCGATCGGCGACATGGCCTGCCGCGTCGCCCAGGTGCGCGGCGCCGGACGGGTGTTCGGTGTGGACCTGGTGGACGAGCGGCTGCGCCGGGCACGGGAGCGGGGCGTGGAGACGTACGACATCAGGAGCTTCGACAGTGAGAAGGAACTGGTCCAGGCGATCCGCGACGAGACGGACGGACGCGGACCGGACGCGGTGATCGACGCCGTCGGCACCGAGGCGCACGGCAACGCGGCGGCCAAGCTCGCCCAGCAGGCCGCGGCCCTGCTGCCGCGCAGGATCAGCGGGCCGTTCGCGGAACGCTTCAGCATCGACCGGCTCGGCGCCCTGCACACCGCCATCGAGCTGGTGCGCCGGGGCGGCACGATCTCGCTGTCCGGGGTGTACGGCGGCATGGCCGACCCGCTGCCGCTGCTCACCGTGTTCGACAAGCAGATCCAGCTCCGGATGGGCCAGGCCAACGTCCGCCGCTGGGTTGACAAGATCATCCCGTACCTCACCGACGAGGACCCGCTCGGCGTCGACGACTTCGCCACGCACAGGCTGCCGTTGACTCAGGCCCCGCACGCGTACGAGATGTTCCAGCGCAAGGAGGACGGCGCGGTCAAGGTGCTGATGACGCCCTGA
- a CDS encoding ATP-dependent DNA ligase, whose protein sequence is MDLPVMPPVKPMLAKSVASIPPGMQYEAKWDGFRAIVFRDGAEVELGSRTGKPLTRYFPELVEALKERLPERCVLDGEIVIARDGHLDFDALTERIHPADSRVRMLAGRTPSSFVAFDLLALADESLLDAPLSDRRGLLVSALSGVAPPVHVAPSTTDVEVARQWFEQYEGAGLDGVIAKPLSVRYLQDARAMFKVKHERTADVVVAGYRLHKSGPVVGSLLLGLYDERGALQHVGVSAAFTMKRRAELIEELEPLRLDDTAGHPWAAWSEEAAHESARLPGAPSRWSGKKDLSWVALRPDRVAEVAYDHMENGARFRHTARFRRWRPDRTPESCTYAQLEEPVRYDLTEILGDP, encoded by the coding sequence ATGGACCTGCCGGTGATGCCACCCGTGAAGCCGATGCTCGCCAAGTCGGTGGCGAGTATCCCGCCGGGCATGCAGTACGAGGCGAAGTGGGACGGGTTCCGGGCGATCGTGTTCCGCGACGGGGCCGAGGTCGAACTGGGCAGCCGTACCGGAAAGCCGCTGACCAGGTACTTTCCCGAGCTGGTGGAGGCGCTCAAGGAGCGGTTGCCCGAGCGCTGTGTACTGGACGGGGAGATCGTCATCGCGCGGGACGGGCATCTGGACTTCGACGCGCTGACCGAGCGGATCCACCCGGCCGACTCCCGGGTGCGGATGCTGGCCGGGCGGACACCGTCGTCGTTCGTCGCCTTCGACCTGCTGGCGCTGGCGGACGAGTCGCTGCTGGACGCACCCCTGAGCGACCGCCGGGGACTGCTGGTCTCAGCCCTTTCCGGGGTTGCGCCGCCCGTGCACGTGGCGCCGTCGACGACCGACGTCGAGGTGGCCCGGCAGTGGTTCGAGCAGTACGAGGGCGCCGGTCTGGACGGGGTCATCGCCAAGCCGCTGTCCGTGCGCTACCTCCAGGACGCGCGCGCCATGTTCAAGGTCAAGCACGAACGGACGGCGGACGTGGTCGTCGCCGGCTACCGCCTCCACAAGAGCGGCCCGGTCGTCGGTTCGCTGCTGCTCGGTCTGTACGACGAGCGGGGCGCCCTCCAGCACGTGGGCGTGTCCGCCGCCTTCACGATGAAGCGGCGCGCCGAGCTGATCGAGGAACTGGAGCCCCTGCGCCTGGACGATACGGCGGGGCACCCCTGGGCGGCCTGGTCCGAGGAGGCGGCGCACGAGAGCGCCCGGCTGCCCGGCGCGCCCAGCCGCTGGTCCGGGAAGAAGGACCTGTCCTGGGTGGCGCTGCGGCCGGACCGGGTCGCCGAGGTGGCGTACGACCACATGGAGAACGGCGCACGCTTCCGGCACACGGCCCGTTTCCGCCGCTGGCGCCCCGACCGGACGCCTGAGAGCTGCACGTACGCGCAGTTGGAGGAGCCGGTGCGTTATGACCTGACCGAGATCCTCGGCGACCCCTGA